The following proteins come from a genomic window of Pseudomonas hygromyciniae:
- the yjiA gene encoding GTPase, giving the protein MSSPIPVTVLSGFLGAGKTTLLRHLLKAEHGLKIAVIENEFSDAGIDTQLLGDEPVQVMTLSNGCVCCTIHTDLTKALYLLLERLDSGEIAFDRLVIECTGLADPAPVAQTFFIDEELRERYILDGIITLVDAAHAEHHLTQTIAQAQIGFADRLLVSKRDLVDDASFEALSQRLTRINRRAPIRVVEHGKIDLAELLDVRGFNLNAGMTLRPVSQAPSIDRISSLVLRTEQPLDIDRLSEFMNELLEEHGKQLLRYKGVLNIAGEDRRMVFQGVLKLYGFDWDTEWAEGEARESVIVFIADELPEDKIRAGFARVYQS; this is encoded by the coding sequence TTGTCCTCTCCCATCCCCGTCACCGTCCTCAGCGGCTTCCTCGGCGCTGGCAAGACCACCTTGTTGCGTCATCTGCTCAAGGCCGAACACGGCTTGAAAATCGCCGTGATCGAAAACGAATTCAGCGACGCCGGTATCGACACCCAGTTGCTGGGCGATGAGCCGGTCCAAGTCATGACCCTGTCCAACGGCTGCGTGTGCTGCACCATCCACACCGACCTGACCAAAGCCCTGTACCTGCTGCTCGAACGCCTGGACAGCGGCGAGATCGCCTTCGACCGCCTGGTGATCGAGTGCACCGGCCTGGCCGACCCGGCGCCGGTGGCTCAGACCTTTTTCATCGATGAAGAACTGCGCGAACGCTATATCCTCGACGGCATCATCACCCTGGTGGACGCCGCCCACGCCGAACACCACCTGACCCAGACCATCGCCCAGGCCCAGATCGGCTTTGCCGACCGCCTGCTGGTGAGCAAGCGCGATCTGGTGGACGACGCCAGTTTCGAGGCCCTCAGCCAGCGCCTGACGCGCATCAACCGTCGCGCGCCGATTCGCGTGGTGGAACATGGCAAGATCGATTTGGCTGAACTACTGGATGTGCGCGGCTTCAATCTCAACGCGGGCATGACCTTGCGCCCGGTCAGCCAGGCACCTTCCATCGACCGTATCTCCAGCCTGGTGCTGCGCACCGAACAACCGCTGGATATCGACCGCCTCAGTGAGTTCATGAACGAACTGCTGGAAGAACATGGCAAGCAACTGCTGCGCTACAAGGGCGTACTGAACATTGCCGGGGAGGATCGGCGCATGGTGTTCCAGGGCGTGCTCAAGCTCTACGGGTTCGATTGGGACACCGAATGGGCCGAGGGCGAGGCGCGGGAGAGTGTGATTGTGTTTATTGCCGACGAATTGCCGGAAGACAAAATCCGCGCAGGTTTTGCGCGCGTTTACCAATCCTGA
- a CDS encoding YbdD/YjiX family protein → MFNDIGRLGKYLGQAARLMVGMPDYDTYVEHMQTKHPDKPMMDYKAFFRERQEARYGGKGGPKCC, encoded by the coding sequence ATGTTCAATGACATTGGTCGCCTCGGTAAATACCTCGGTCAGGCCGCACGCCTGATGGTCGGCATGCCCGACTACGACACCTACGTCGAGCATATGCAAACCAAGCACCCGGACAAGCCGATGATGGACTACAAGGCGTTCTTCCGGGAACGCCAGGAAGCCCGTTACGGCGGCAAGGGCGGGCCCAAGTGCTGTTAA
- a CDS encoding carbon starvation CstA family protein, which yields MKNNNSLLRHLPWLLLAIVGACALGVVALRRGEAINALWIVVAAVAIYLVAYRYYSLFIANNVMQLDPRRATPAVINNDGLDYVPTNKHILFGHHFAAIAGAGPLVGPVLAAQMGYLPGTLWLIAGVVLAGAVQDFMILFLSTRRNGRSLGDMVREEMGRIPGTIALFGCFLIMIIILAVLSLIVVKALAESPWGIFTVMATIPIAMFMGVYMRYIRPGRIGEISIIGVLLLLGSIWLGGQIAADPVWAKAFTFTGIQITWMLVGYGFVAAVLPVWLILAPRDYLSTFLKIGTIIALAIGILVTMPDLKMPALTQFIDGTGPVWKGGLFPFLFITIACGAVSGFHALISSGTTPKLLANEAHSRYIGYGGMLMESFVAIMAMVAASVIEPGVYFAMNSPAAIVGTDVVTVAQTVSSWGFAITPEALQAVANDIGETTILARAGGAPTLAVGIAQILHSVLPGENTMAFWYHFAILFEALFILTAVDAGTRAGRFMLQDLLGSFVPALKRTESWTANLIATAGCVAMWGYLLYQGVIDPLGGINTLWPLFGISNQMLAGIALMLATVVLIKMKRQRYIWVTLLPAVWLLICTTTAGFIKLFDANPAIGFLSLAKKYSDALANGQILAPAKSIDQMQHVIWNAYTNATLTVLFLFVVFSILFYAIKVGVAAWGTKERTDKEAPFQAMPDA from the coding sequence ATGAAAAATAATAATAGCCTGCTCCGCCATCTACCCTGGCTGTTGCTGGCAATCGTAGGAGCGTGCGCCCTGGGCGTAGTGGCTTTGCGTCGCGGCGAGGCGATCAACGCCTTGTGGATTGTAGTCGCGGCAGTCGCCATTTATCTGGTGGCTTATCGTTACTACAGCCTGTTCATCGCAAATAATGTGATGCAACTCGATCCACGGCGGGCCACCCCCGCAGTGATCAACAACGACGGTCTGGACTATGTGCCGACCAACAAACATATTCTGTTCGGTCACCACTTCGCCGCCATTGCCGGTGCAGGTCCTTTGGTCGGGCCGGTCTTGGCCGCGCAGATGGGCTACCTGCCAGGTACCCTGTGGCTGATTGCCGGTGTGGTGCTGGCGGGTGCGGTGCAGGACTTCATGATCCTGTTCCTGTCCACTCGTCGCAACGGCCGCTCCCTGGGGGATATGGTTCGCGAAGAGATGGGCCGCATTCCCGGGACCATCGCGCTGTTTGGCTGCTTCCTGATCATGATCATCATCCTCGCGGTGCTGTCGCTGATCGTGGTCAAGGCCCTGGCTGAAAGCCCGTGGGGCATCTTTACGGTGATGGCGACCATCCCGATCGCGATGTTCATGGGCGTGTACATGCGCTACATCCGCCCGGGCCGCATCGGCGAGATCTCGATCATCGGCGTGCTGTTGCTGCTGGGTTCGATCTGGCTGGGTGGGCAGATCGCCGCTGATCCGGTATGGGCCAAGGCCTTCACCTTCACCGGGATCCAGATCACCTGGATGTTGGTCGGCTACGGTTTCGTGGCGGCGGTACTGCCGGTGTGGCTGATCCTGGCGCCCCGTGACTACCTGTCGACGTTCCTGAAAATCGGCACGATCATCGCCCTGGCGATCGGCATCCTGGTCACCATGCCTGACCTGAAAATGCCAGCGCTGACCCAGTTTATCGATGGCACTGGCCCGGTATGGAAGGGCGGCCTGTTCCCGTTCCTGTTCATCACCATCGCCTGTGGTGCGGTGTCCGGCTTCCATGCGCTGATCTCCTCGGGCACCACGCCCAAGTTGTTGGCCAATGAAGCCCACTCGCGCTACATCGGTTATGGCGGCATGTTGATGGAGTCGTTCGTCGCCATCATGGCCATGGTTGCCGCTTCGGTGATCGAGCCAGGCGTGTACTTCGCCATGAACAGCCCTGCGGCGATTGTCGGCACTGATGTGGTGACCGTTGCGCAGACCGTCAGCAGTTGGGGCTTTGCAATTACCCCGGAAGCGCTGCAGGCAGTGGCCAACGATATCGGTGAAACCACCATCCTGGCCCGTGCCGGCGGTGCGCCGACCCTGGCGGTCGGTATCGCGCAGATCCTGCACAGTGTGCTGCCGGGTGAAAACACCATGGCATTCTGGTACCACTTTGCGATCCTGTTCGAAGCACTGTTCATCCTGACTGCAGTTGACGCCGGTACCCGTGCCGGTCGCTTCATGCTCCAGGATCTGCTCGGCTCTTTCGTTCCGGCGCTCAAGCGTACCGAGTCCTGGACCGCCAACCTGATCGCAACTGCAGGCTGTGTGGCGATGTGGGGTTACCTGCTGTATCAAGGCGTGATCGACCCGCTGGGTGGCATCAACACCTTGTGGCCGCTGTTCGGCATCTCCAACCAGATGCTGGCCGGTATCGCGCTGATGCTCGCAACTGTTGTGCTGATCAAAATGAAGCGCCAGCGCTACATCTGGGTCACGCTGCTGCCGGCTGTCTGGCTGCTGATCTGCACCACCACCGCAGGCTTTATCAAGCTGTTCGACGCCAACCCGGCCATCGGCTTCCTGTCGCTGGCCAAGAAGTACAGCGATGCGCTGGCCAACGGGCAGATCCTCGCTCCGGCGAAGAGCATCGACCAGATGCAGCATGTGATTTGGAACGCCTACACCAACGCGACGCTGACGGTACTGTTCCTGTTCGTGGTCTTCAGCATCCTGTTCTATGCGATCAAAGTCGGCGTGGCCGCCTGGGGTACCAAGGAACGTACGGATAAAGAAGCGCCATTCCAAGCCATGCCGGACGCGTGA
- a CDS encoding PilZ domain-containing protein, with the protein MSEQPSDRRRFRRIAFDAKTELKQNGQKWPVQLVDLSLKGLLVQKPTPWLAKGDEPFDVDIHLDADTDVSMQVRLAHDDNGQLGFVCKHIDVNSISHLRRLIELNLGDEDELHRELGELLSI; encoded by the coding sequence ATGAGCGAGCAGCCATCAGATCGACGCCGTTTTCGGCGGATTGCCTTCGATGCCAAGACCGAACTCAAGCAGAACGGCCAGAAATGGCCTGTGCAGTTAGTGGATTTATCGCTCAAAGGGCTGCTGGTACAAAAGCCCACGCCATGGCTGGCCAAGGGTGACGAGCCGTTTGATGTGGACATTCATTTGGACGCCGATACGGACGTCAGCATGCAAGTGCGGCTGGCCCATGACGACAACGGGCAACTGGGGTTTGTCTGTAAGCATATCGACGTGAACTCGATCAGCCACTTGCGCAGGTTGATCGAGCTGAATCTGGGGGATGAGGACGAGCTGCATCGGGAGCTGGGCGAGTTGCTGAGCATCTGA
- the radA gene encoding DNA repair protein RadA, giving the protein MAKAKRMYGCTECGATFPKWAGQCGECGAWNTLTETMIESGGAAAPTGRAGWTGQQAQIKTLAEVSVEEIPRFSTASGELDRVLGGGLVDGSVVLIGGDPGIGKSTILLQTLCSIASRMPALYVTGEESQQQVAMRARRLGLPQDQLRVMTETCIESIIATARVEKPKVMVIDSIQTIFTEQLQSAPGGVSQVRESAALLVRYAKQSGTAIFLVGHVTKEGALAGPRVLEHMVDTVLYFEGESDGRLRLLRAVKNRFGAVNELGVFAMTDRGLKEVSNPSAIFLTRAQEEVPGSVVMATWEGTRPMLVEVQALVDDSHLANPRRVTLGLDQNRLAMLLAVLHRHGGIPTHDQDVFLNVVGGVKVLETASDLALMAAVMSSLRNRPLPHDLLVFGEVGLSGEVRPVPSGQERLKEAAKHGFKRAIVPKGNAPKEAPPGLQVIAVTRLEQALDALFE; this is encoded by the coding sequence ATGGCAAAGGCCAAGCGCATGTACGGCTGCACGGAGTGCGGCGCGACCTTTCCCAAATGGGCGGGCCAGTGTGGCGAATGTGGGGCGTGGAACACCCTCACTGAAACCATGATTGAAAGTGGCGGCGCCGCAGCACCCACCGGTCGCGCAGGCTGGACCGGCCAGCAAGCCCAGATCAAGACCCTGGCTGAAGTCAGCGTCGAAGAAATTCCGCGCTTCTCCACCGCTTCCGGCGAGCTTGACCGGGTGCTCGGTGGCGGCCTGGTGGACGGCTCTGTAGTGCTGATCGGCGGTGATCCGGGCATCGGCAAGTCGACCATCCTCCTGCAGACCCTGTGCAGCATCGCCAGCCGTATGCCGGCCTTGTATGTCACCGGCGAAGAATCCCAGCAGCAAGTGGCCATGCGCGCCCGTCGCCTGGGCTTGCCCCAGGACCAGCTACGGGTCATGACCGAGACCTGTATCGAAAGCATCATCGCCACCGCCCGTGTGGAAAAACCCAAGGTGATGGTGATCGACTCGATCCAGACGATCTTCACCGAGCAACTGCAATCGGCACCGGGTGGGGTGTCCCAGGTGCGGGAGAGCGCGGCACTGCTGGTGCGCTATGCCAAGCAAAGCGGTACGGCGATTTTCCTGGTCGGCCATGTCACCAAGGAAGGCGCGTTGGCCGGCCCGCGGGTGCTGGAGCATATGGTCGATACGGTGCTGTATTTCGAGGGCGAGTCCGACGGGCGCCTGCGTCTGTTGCGGGCGGTAAAAAACCGTTTCGGAGCGGTCAACGAACTGGGGGTGTTCGCCATGACGGACCGGGGGCTCAAAGAAGTCTCCAACCCCTCGGCGATTTTTCTGACCCGCGCCCAGGAAGAGGTCCCGGGCAGTGTGGTGATGGCGACGTGGGAGGGCACCCGGCCAATGCTGGTGGAAGTCCAGGCCCTGGTGGACGACAGCCATCTGGCCAACCCGCGCCGTGTGACCCTGGGCCTGGATCAGAACCGCCTGGCGATGCTGCTGGCGGTGCTGCATCGCCACGGTGGGATTCCAACCCATGACCAGGACGTGTTCCTCAACGTGGTCGGCGGCGTCAAGGTGCTGGAAACCGCGTCGGACCTGGCATTGATGGCGGCCGTGATGTCGAGCCTGCGCAATCGGCCATTGCCCCATGACCTGTTGGTGTTTGGTGAAGTGGGCCTGTCGGGCGAGGTACGCCCGGTGCCCAGCGGCCAGGAGCGTCTGAAGGAGGCGGCCAAGCATGGCTTCAAGCGCGCCATCGTGCCCAAGGGCAATGCACCGAAGGAGGCGCCACCAGGCTTGCAGGTGATTGCGGTGACGCGTCTGGAACAGGCTCTGGATGCCTTGTTCGAGTAA
- a CDS encoding ankyrin repeat domain-containing protein codes for MRSFIGALLACWSLSVFAEPQALKAQLQDYYFDAARRGDVEMLNTFIESGYSLNTVDDKGYTALILAAYHGQGPAVEQLLAAGADACVQDNRGNTALMGAIFKGELSIARRLLGTACNPDQRNGAGQTAAMYAGLFKRVELLDALKAQGADLNAEDPLGNSATRLANGEIRTAPPR; via the coding sequence ATGCGTAGCTTTATTGGGGCGCTTTTGGCCTGCTGGTCCTTGAGCGTGTTCGCCGAGCCGCAGGCGCTCAAGGCGCAGTTACAGGATTACTACTTCGACGCCGCCCGGCGTGGCGACGTGGAAATGCTCAACACCTTTATCGAGTCCGGCTATTCCCTCAATACCGTTGATGACAAGGGTTACACCGCGCTGATCCTCGCCGCCTATCACGGGCAGGGGCCGGCCGTGGAGCAACTGCTGGCGGCCGGTGCCGATGCGTGCGTGCAGGACAACCGCGGTAATACGGCGTTGATGGGCGCGATCTTCAAGGGCGAGCTGAGCATTGCCCGGCGCTTGCTGGGCACCGCCTGCAACCCCGACCAACGCAACGGCGCCGGACAGACGGCGGCCATGTACGCCGGGCTGTTCAAACGCGTCGAATTGCTTGATGCGCTCAAGGCCCAAGGCGCTGACCTGAACGCCGAAGACCCGCTGGGCAACAGCGCTACACGATTGGCCAACGGGGAAATCCGTACCGCACCGCCGCGCTGA
- a CDS encoding catalase, which produces MKNLISRRPIAARNLLLVAGISLLSLSVSAANLTRDNGAAVGDNQNSQTAGANGPVLLQDVQLIQKLQRFDRERIPERVVHARGTGAHGTFTVTDNLSDLTKAKVFAAGEATPVFVRFSSVVHGNHSPETLRDPRGFSTKFYTAEGNWDLVGNNFPTFFIRDAIKFPDMVHAFKPDPRTNLDDDSRRFDFFSHVPEATRTLTELYSNSGTPTSYREMDGNGVHAYKLINAKGQVHYVKFHWKSLQGIKNLDPKQVVDVQGRDYSHLTNDLVTQINKGNFPKWDLYVQVLKPEELAKFDFDPLDATKIWPDVPERKVGQMVLNRNPANVFQETEQVAMAPANLVPGIEPSEDRLLQGRVFSYADTQMYRLGANALQLPINAPRVTVNNGNQDGAMNFGKTSSGVNYQPSRLEPREEPQSARYSQMALAGSTQQAKIQREQNFKQAGDLYRSFSKKERQDLIDSFGGSLATTDDVSKHIILSFLYKADPEYGTGVAKVAKGDLSRVKALAEKLND; this is translated from the coding sequence ATGAAAAACCTTATTAGTCGCAGGCCTATTGCTGCGCGCAATCTGCTGTTGGTTGCCGGTATCAGTCTATTGTCGTTGTCGGTCAGTGCCGCCAACCTGACCCGCGATAACGGTGCGGCGGTGGGTGACAACCAGAACTCGCAGACCGCGGGTGCGAACGGCCCGGTCCTGCTCCAGGATGTGCAACTGATCCAGAAGCTGCAGCGCTTTGACCGCGAGCGCATTCCCGAGCGTGTGGTGCATGCCCGTGGCACGGGCGCCCATGGCACCTTCACGGTCACTGATAACCTCAGCGACCTGACCAAGGCCAAAGTATTTGCGGCCGGCGAAGCCACGCCGGTGTTTGTGCGCTTCTCGTCCGTGGTCCACGGCAACCACTCCCCGGAAACATTGCGCGATCCTCGCGGTTTCTCCACCAAGTTCTATACCGCCGAAGGTAACTGGGACTTGGTGGGCAACAACTTCCCGACATTCTTTATCCGTGATGCGATCAAGTTCCCGGACATGGTGCATGCGTTCAAGCCGGACCCGCGCACTAACCTGGATGACGACTCCCGTCGTTTCGACTTCTTCTCCCATGTTCCTGAAGCTACCCGGACCTTGACCGAGCTGTATTCGAACTCCGGCACGCCGACCAGTTACCGAGAGATGGATGGCAATGGCGTCCATGCCTACAAGTTGATCAATGCCAAGGGGCAAGTGCATTACGTCAAGTTCCACTGGAAGAGCCTGCAAGGCATCAAGAATCTGGACCCCAAGCAAGTTGTTGACGTCCAGGGCCGTGATTACAGCCATCTGACTAACGACTTGGTCACACAGATCAACAAGGGCAACTTCCCCAAGTGGGATCTGTATGTACAAGTCCTCAAGCCTGAAGAGCTGGCCAAGTTTGATTTCGACCCTCTGGACGCCACTAAGATCTGGCCCGATGTTCCAGAACGCAAAGTTGGGCAGATGGTGCTCAACCGCAACCCGGCCAACGTCTTCCAGGAAACCGAGCAAGTGGCCATGGCCCCGGCAAACCTGGTGCCGGGCATCGAACCGTCGGAAGACCGTCTGTTGCAAGGCCGAGTGTTCTCCTATGCGGATACGCAAATGTACCGCCTGGGCGCCAATGCCCTGCAATTGCCGATCAACGCACCACGGGTCACCGTCAACAACGGTAACCAGGATGGCGCGATGAACTTCGGCAAGACCAGCAGCGGCGTGAATTACCAGCCAAGCCGCCTGGAACCGCGGGAAGAGCCGCAAAGTGCGCGTTACAGCCAGATGGCCCTTGCCGGCAGCACCCAGCAGGCGAAGATCCAGCGTGAGCAGAACTTCAAGCAGGCGGGCGACTTGTATCGCTCCTTCAGCAAGAAGGAACGCCAGGACTTGATCGACAGCTTCGGTGGCTCCCTGGCGACCACGGATGACGTCAGCAAGCACATTATTCTGTCGTTCCTGTACAAGGCCGACCCGGAATATGGCACTGGCGTGGCCAAAGTGGCCAAGGGTGATCTGTCACGCGTCAAGGCCCTGGCCGAAAAACTGAACGACTGA
- the mscL gene encoding large-conductance mechanosensitive channel protein MscL yields MGVISEFKAFAVKGNVVDMAVGIIIGAAFGKIVSSFVGDVVMPPIGLLIGGVDFGDLAVTLKAAQGDVPAVVLAYGKFIQSIIDFVIVAFAIFMGVKAINRLKREEAAAPSLPPVPTKEEELLGEIRDLLKAQNNKPL; encoded by the coding sequence ATGGGCGTGATCAGTGAGTTCAAGGCCTTCGCGGTCAAAGGTAATGTGGTCGACATGGCGGTCGGTATTATCATCGGCGCCGCCTTCGGCAAAATTGTTTCGTCCTTTGTAGGCGACGTGGTAATGCCTCCAATCGGCCTGCTGATCGGTGGGGTGGATTTCGGTGACTTGGCGGTAACGCTCAAGGCAGCCCAGGGCGATGTTCCAGCAGTGGTCCTGGCCTACGGCAAATTCATCCAGAGCATCATTGACTTCGTGATCGTCGCGTTCGCAATCTTCATGGGCGTCAAGGCCATCAACCGCCTCAAGCGTGAAGAAGCCGCCGCGCCAAGCCTGCCGCCGGTGCCGACCAAAGAAGAGGAACTGCTGGGAGAGATCCGCGACCTGCTCAAGGCTCAGAACAACAAGCCCCTGTAG